One window of Halonatronomonas betaini genomic DNA carries:
- a CDS encoding molybdopterin molybdotransferase MoeA, translated as MGKEFLKLTSVNDLIDIIENKIELNLEDSVERLPLLDTTNRVLAEKIKAEEDLPPYSRSAVDGYAVMAEDTFGASPENPAYLKVAGEIEIGEQPEQSLNPGTAIYIPTGAELPAEADSCLMIEDTEKFGSQIEVMNSVSAGENIIKKGDDIKEGQLLLDRGTCLSSAEVGALAGLGHSQVNVFTMPEIAIISSGDELVPPGEKREGSSIYDINSYLLGSLFKEWGLKPSLKGIVNDNKAELKARIEASLDADLIVISGGSSVGVKDYTIEVINRIAEPGVLLHGLAVKPGKPTILGLLNGTPIIGLPGNPSSAWVVAAIVIPAIINRMRGLPIEPRAEFFKNSITAELLEPISSTPGRQEYFPVKLDGNRKASPLYGKSNLITTLVDSDGLIVIPPGSEGLARGSQVQVVPYPPAKGLIFKEQDIDG; from the coding sequence ATGGGGAAAGAATTTCTTAAATTAACTTCAGTAAATGACCTGATAGATATAATAGAAAATAAAATAGAATTAAATCTTGAAGACTCAGTTGAAAGATTACCTTTATTAGATACAACTAATAGGGTTCTAGCAGAAAAAATTAAGGCAGAAGAAGACCTACCTCCCTATTCCAGGTCTGCAGTTGATGGTTATGCAGTTATGGCTGAAGATACCTTTGGAGCCAGCCCTGAGAACCCTGCTTATCTCAAAGTAGCAGGTGAAATAGAAATAGGTGAGCAACCTGAACAGTCTCTAAATCCAGGAACTGCAATCTACATACCTACAGGAGCGGAACTCCCTGCAGAAGCTGATAGCTGTTTAATGATTGAAGATACAGAGAAATTTGGCAGTCAGATAGAAGTTATGAATTCTGTTTCAGCAGGTGAGAATATTATAAAAAAAGGCGATGATATCAAAGAAGGCCAACTTTTATTAGATAGAGGTACCTGCCTGTCTTCAGCAGAGGTTGGGGCTCTGGCAGGACTTGGTCACAGCCAGGTAAATGTCTTTACTATGCCTGAAATAGCAATAATATCCTCCGGTGATGAACTTGTTCCACCAGGGGAGAAGCGAGAAGGGAGTTCAATCTATGATATAAACTCTTATCTCCTGGGCAGCCTTTTTAAGGAGTGGGGTTTAAAGCCTTCGCTTAAAGGAATTGTAAATGATAATAAAGCAGAGCTTAAAGCCAGAATAGAGGCAAGCCTTGATGCAGATCTAATCGTAATCTCCGGTGGCAGCTCAGTTGGAGTTAAAGACTATACCATCGAAGTAATCAATAGAATAGCAGAGCCAGGAGTATTACTCCATGGTCTGGCAGTAAAACCAGGCAAGCCAACTATTTTAGGGCTTTTAAATGGAACACCAATTATCGGCTTACCTGGCAATCCATCATCTGCCTGGGTTGTAGCAGCTATAGTTATCCCGGCAATTATTAATAGAATGAGAGGATTACCGATTGAGCCCAGGGCTGAATTCTTTAAAAACAGCATAACAGCAGAGCTTTTAGAGCCGATTTCTTCAACACCTGGCCGCCAGGAATATTTTCCTGTGAAACTGGATGGCAACAGGAAGGCCTCTCCATTATATGGAAAGTCCAACTTAATTACAACTCTGGTTGATTCTGATGGTCTTATTGTAATTCCTCCAGGTAGCGAAGGTCTGGCCAGGGGAAGCCAGGTCCAGGTTGTACCATACCCGCCAGCAAAGGGTTTAATCTTTAAGGAGCAGGATATAGATGGCTAA
- a CDS encoding MogA/MoaB family molybdenum cofactor biosynthesis protein, with protein MIRVAIITVSDKGSKGQREDISGQTIRDIVEAEDWKVVDYKIVPDEKAEITELLNQFADNNQADLILTTGGTGFAARDHTPEATLDSIEKEVPGIAEKMRSGTSRFTELSYLSRARSGIRKYSLIVNLPGSPKAVSQCLKEVIGIIPHGIKVLQGEITEHE; from the coding sequence ATGATTAGAGTTGCTATCATAACAGTCAGTGATAAAGGCTCAAAGGGCCAGCGAGAAGATATTAGCGGTCAAACGATTAGAGATATAGTTGAAGCTGAAGACTGGAAGGTCGTAGATTATAAGATTGTTCCTGACGAAAAGGCAGAAATCACAGAGCTCTTAAACCAATTTGCAGATAATAATCAGGCCGATCTTATTTTAACAACTGGTGGAACAGGCTTTGCTGCTAGAGATCATACCCCGGAAGCCACTCTGGATTCAATAGAAAAGGAAGTACCTGGTATTGCAGAGAAGATGCGCTCTGGGACTTCCAGGTTTACAGAACTTAGTTACTTATCCAGGGCCAGGTCTGGTATCAGAAAATATTCGTTAATAGTTAATCTACCAGGCAGTCCTAAGGCTGTTTCCCAGTGCTTAAAAGAGGTTATCGGTATAATTCCCCATGGAATCAAAGTACTCCAGGGGGAAATTACAGAACATGAATAA
- a CDS encoding aldehyde dehydrogenase family protein has product MTTDNFIINKSPLDNQVIDEYKISDETEIQSAFLKAREAQKQWAKASLQERSEALKVLRQSITADIDNLVDLITKDSGKTNLEALMADIYPSLELIKYYEKRINKFLAPEKRSTPMTAPGNRAYVEYQPLGVVAVISPWNYPFQLAINPTITAIAAGNGVILKPSEMTPAVGQYVGDIINSVERIPDGLIQVMHGYGDTGAKIIAASPDKIFFTGSVGTGKKIMEAASQNLIPVELELGGKDPMIVFDDANLIRASKAAAYGGFANTGQLCVSIERLYVQENVADDFIKLVKEEASKIRFTKDPTSGDIGPFTHPDQAGKVEKQIKKALDSGAEILFDGRKNNQPGPVIMNKVSHEMEIAREETFGPVIPIIKFKDTDEAIELANDSDYGLNSSIWTKDIDKAKRVASSLETGNCMINDLIKNVGNPDLPFGGTKNSGIGRYHGPEGLRSFTNQKSIMINKSNKDTEINWFPYNNETYQGLKEFLEVNFGAGFKVSKIPGLIGFMIKFLKGGDN; this is encoded by the coding sequence ATGACTACTGACAATTTTATTATAAATAAAAGCCCACTGGATAATCAAGTGATCGATGAATATAAAATTTCTGATGAAACTGAAATACAATCAGCTTTCCTGAAAGCCAGAGAAGCTCAAAAACAATGGGCTAAAGCTTCTTTACAAGAAAGAAGTGAAGCTTTAAAAGTTTTGAGACAATCAATAACTGCTGATATAGATAATCTTGTAGATTTGATTACTAAAGATTCTGGCAAAACTAATTTAGAAGCTCTAATGGCTGATATTTACCCCAGTCTGGAGCTAATAAAATATTACGAAAAAAGAATCAATAAGTTTTTAGCACCTGAAAAGAGGTCAACACCTATGACTGCCCCTGGAAATAGAGCCTATGTAGAATATCAACCACTGGGAGTAGTAGCTGTAATCTCTCCCTGGAATTACCCTTTTCAGCTTGCTATCAATCCAACTATTACAGCTATAGCAGCAGGAAATGGAGTGATTTTGAAACCTTCTGAAATGACTCCAGCTGTTGGCCAGTATGTTGGAGATATTATTAATTCAGTTGAAAGAATACCTGATGGGTTAATACAGGTAATGCATGGTTATGGTGATACTGGTGCTAAAATTATAGCAGCCAGTCCTGATAAAATATTTTTTACTGGAAGTGTAGGAACTGGCAAAAAAATAATGGAAGCTGCCAGTCAGAACTTAATACCAGTTGAACTGGAGCTAGGTGGTAAAGATCCAATGATTGTTTTTGATGATGCTAATTTAATAAGGGCCAGCAAGGCTGCTGCTTATGGAGGATTTGCAAATACCGGTCAGCTATGCGTTAGTATTGAGCGGCTTTATGTTCAGGAAAATGTTGCAGATGATTTTATTAAATTAGTTAAAGAGGAAGCCAGTAAGATAAGATTTACAAAGGACCCTACATCTGGAGATATTGGTCCTTTTACCCACCCTGATCAGGCAGGTAAAGTTGAAAAACAGATCAAAAAAGCACTGGATTCTGGAGCTGAAATTTTATTTGATGGCAGAAAAAATAATCAGCCTGGACCGGTTATCATGAATAAAGTAAGTCATGAAATGGAAATTGCCAGGGAGGAAACTTTTGGACCAGTAATTCCTATTATTAAATTTAAAGATACAGATGAGGCGATTGAACTGGCTAATGACTCTGATTATGGATTAAACTCCAGTATCTGGACTAAGGATATTGATAAAGCTAAAAGAGTTGCCAGTTCTTTAGAAACTGGCAATTGTATGATTAATGATTTAATTAAAAATGTTGGTAATCCAGATTTGCCCTTTGGAGGTACTAAAAATAGTGGAATTGGTAGATATCATGGTCCAGAGGGTTTAAGGTCATTTACTAATCAAAAGTCAATTATGATTAATAAAAGCAACAAAGATACAGAGATTAACTGGT
- a CDS encoding ubiquitin-like small modifier protein 1 encodes MAIKVKLYSLFRKYIDDRQVELKPEENKTVRDLIKTLDEKYDAVFSEKLIGEEEAINPGAIILVNGQNIHHLDKLDTKLKDGDILAIFPPSAGG; translated from the coding sequence ATGGCAATTAAGGTAAAACTCTATTCATTATTTAGAAAATATATCGATGATCGCCAGGTTGAATTAAAACCTGAAGAGAATAAAACTGTTCGGGATTTAATAAAAACTCTGGATGAAAAATACGATGCAGTCTTTAGTGAAAAATTAATTGGTGAAGAAGAGGCAATCAATCCAGGAGCAATAATCCTGGTCAATGGCCAGAATATTCATCATCTGGATAAATTAGATACAAAGTTAAAAGATGGTGACATACTGGCAATTTTTCCTCCATCAGCTGGCGGATAA
- a CDS encoding molybdopterin biosynthesis protein, giving the protein MAKRKVYLAKKSLEEAKAIWNNFLSTIEPKKETIPVKESLNRITASPVQASRSAPNFNASAMDGIAVSSEDTAGATEREPITLKGNQFKYVNTGNLIPEGYNAVIKIEDINQLDSGIKIFKSVSPWHNVRTIGESVMKGDQILTSNQKLKAYHIGALLEAGVFEVEVYAKPVLTVISTGDEIVSPESSPEPGQYVDFNSTMVKEMAEEAGGEINFYGVVSDEEKALKAAINQATQSSDLVITIAGSSAGSKDFTASIVEEKGEIFVHGVEIQPGKPLLLGAIENVPFIGLPGFPLSCLHAFENFGTMAVKALQKDSADADNYIQAKVKRKLASKPGRVEYVRVNLSFEKSQTGQEDFPIAVPRRRGSAVMKSQAQADGILEIPADREGLAVDELAEVKLLYPESCLKDNLVLAGSNDPLLDYLQELLITSAQKIKLRLQSRGSQAGIHALIRGEADLTTAHLLDPETGEYNLSYLDQIAEEPLELLTLAWRDQGLYLSPDSQLCLKNINDLKNKDITFINRQQGAGTRILFDYQLNQSNIKPAEIKGYDREEYTHAAVAQAVAVGSADTALGIRAVAKAFGLNFIPLFSERFELIYPTRLAEDYRIKKIKEIIKSNRFQEYLTEQTGYDLKDTGQIRNAGPSRRR; this is encoded by the coding sequence ATGGCTAAACGAAAAGTTTATCTGGCAAAAAAATCACTTGAAGAGGCTAAGGCAATCTGGAATAATTTTTTAAGCACAATTGAGCCTAAAAAAGAAACTATACCAGTAAAGGAATCCTTAAATAGAATTACCGCCAGTCCGGTCCAGGCCAGCCGTTCAGCACCAAATTTTAATGCCTCGGCTATGGATGGAATTGCAGTCAGTTCCGAAGATACCGCTGGTGCAACAGAACGAGAGCCTATTACTTTAAAAGGCAATCAATTTAAATATGTCAATACCGGCAATCTTATTCCAGAAGGATATAATGCCGTTATAAAGATAGAAGATATCAATCAACTTGATTCAGGTATAAAAATCTTTAAATCTGTCTCACCCTGGCATAATGTCAGGACAATCGGTGAAAGTGTGATGAAAGGTGACCAGATACTGACTTCAAATCAGAAACTTAAGGCTTATCATATTGGAGCCTTACTGGAGGCTGGTGTTTTTGAAGTTGAAGTTTATGCAAAACCAGTCTTAACAGTTATTTCTACCGGCGATGAGATAGTAAGTCCTGAATCATCACCAGAACCTGGTCAGTATGTTGACTTCAATTCAACGATGGTTAAAGAAATGGCTGAAGAAGCAGGTGGAGAAATAAATTTTTATGGAGTTGTAAGTGATGAAGAAAAAGCTTTAAAAGCAGCAATCAACCAGGCTACACAGAGTTCTGATTTAGTAATTACAATTGCTGGCTCCTCAGCAGGAAGCAAAGATTTCACAGCTAGCATAGTTGAAGAAAAGGGAGAAATTTTTGTCCATGGTGTAGAAATTCAGCCAGGCAAGCCCCTGCTTTTAGGTGCCATCGAAAATGTGCCATTTATAGGGCTACCAGGTTTCCCCTTATCCTGCCTCCATGCCTTTGAAAACTTTGGGACTATGGCAGTTAAAGCATTACAAAAAGATTCAGCAGATGCCGATAATTATATCCAGGCAAAGGTCAAAAGGAAGCTCGCTTCAAAACCAGGTAGAGTTGAGTATGTGAGAGTAAATCTATCCTTTGAAAAATCTCAGACTGGTCAGGAAGATTTTCCGATAGCAGTTCCTAGAAGAAGGGGCTCAGCAGTTATGAAATCCCAGGCCCAGGCCGATGGAATCCTGGAAATACCAGCTGATAGAGAAGGGTTGGCTGTAGATGAATTAGCAGAGGTAAAACTTCTTTATCCAGAGAGCTGTCTTAAAGATAATCTGGTTTTAGCCGGAAGTAATGACCCTTTGCTGGATTATTTACAGGAGCTTTTAATCACTTCAGCTCAAAAAATTAAATTAAGGCTTCAGTCCCGGGGGAGCCAGGCCGGAATCCATGCACTAATTAGAGGTGAGGCTGATTTAACAACTGCCCATCTACTGGATCCTGAAACCGGTGAATATAATCTTTCCTATCTAGACCAGATAGCAGAAGAACCATTAGAACTATTGACACTGGCCTGGAGAGATCAGGGTTTATACTTAAGTCCTGATAGCCAGTTATGTTTAAAAAATATAAATGATCTCAAAAATAAAGATATAACCTTTATTAACCGCCAGCAGGGGGCAGGTACAAGAATCTTATTTGACTATCAGTTAAATCAGTCAAATATTAAGCCGGCTGAAATAAAAGGTTATGACAGAGAAGAGTATACCCATGCTGCTGTAGCCCAGGCAGTCGCAGTAGGCTCAGCAGATACAGCCCTTGGCATTAGAGCAGTGGCAAAAGCCTTTGGCCTTAATTTTATCCCATTATTTTCAGAAAGGTTTGAGTTGATTTATCCGACCAGATTGGCTGAAGATTATAGAATTAAAAAGATTAAAGAAATAATTAAAAGCAATAGATTTCAGGAGTATTTAACCGAACAGACCGGCTATGACCTTAAGGATACCGGTCAAATCAGAAATGCAGGCCCATCCAGGAGGAGGTAA
- a CDS encoding tungsten cofactor oxidoreductase radical SAM maturase, whose amino-acid sequence MPKKLDLKKLYIELTTKCNFDCITCIRNSWSDSIDIMSSDTIDKIFEQIVELPELETIHFGGFGEPLTHPEFLELAKKVKAKGYRGEVITNGQLLDQKTAKKLIDIDFDKIIFSIDAPKKETLESIRKNADIDMILNNIKNLSDLRTSKSNLDIWLEFVAMKSNIDQLDDLLKMANKLNLDGVLITNLIPYTEDMVGEELYDTDEEEIKSRIGGYVSLHTSYPEMKLRTDRKCNFIENRSASINWKGEVVPCYPLLHNYQVYIYGRCRDNKSYNYGNVNHKHLKDIWQQEDYIRFRSRVKQGDFPSCTDCKYVDGCSMVEDNSLDCWGNQPTCADCLWYRQLIVCP is encoded by the coding sequence ATTCCAAAAAAGTTAGACCTTAAAAAACTATATATTGAATTAACTACAAAATGCAATTTTGATTGCATTACCTGTATCAGAAACTCCTGGTCAGATTCAATTGATATAATGTCCAGCGATACTATTGATAAAATATTTGAACAGATAGTTGAACTCCCAGAACTGGAAACAATTCATTTTGGTGGTTTTGGAGAACCATTAACCCATCCAGAATTTTTAGAATTAGCAAAAAAAGTTAAAGCAAAAGGTTATAGAGGAGAGGTTATAACCAATGGTCAATTGCTGGATCAAAAAACTGCAAAAAAACTGATAGATATAGATTTTGATAAAATTATTTTCTCTATTGACGCACCAAAAAAAGAAACCCTGGAATCAATTAGAAAGAATGCTGACATTGATATGATCTTAAATAATATAAAAAATCTTTCAGATCTTAGAACATCAAAAAGCAATCTGGATATCTGGCTTGAATTTGTAGCAATGAAAAGTAATATTGATCAATTAGACGATTTACTAAAAATGGCCAATAAATTAAACTTAGATGGTGTATTAATAACCAACCTTATTCCCTATACAGAGGATATGGTTGGAGAAGAACTTTATGATACAGATGAAGAGGAGATCAAATCCAGGATAGGAGGGTATGTTTCGCTTCATACATCCTACCCTGAGATGAAGCTGAGAACTGACAGAAAATGTAACTTTATCGAAAATAGATCAGCTTCAATCAACTGGAAGGGAGAGGTTGTTCCCTGTTACCCCTTACTCCATAATTATCAGGTCTACATTTATGGCCGTTGCCGGGATAATAAATCTTATAATTATGGTAATGTAAATCATAAGCATCTAAAAGATATCTGGCAGCAGGAAGATTATATTAGATTCCGCTCCAGGGTCAAGCAGGGAGATTTCCCATCATGTACTGATTGTAAATATGTTGATGGCTGTTCAATGGTTGAAGATAACTCACTTGATTGCTGGGGTAATCAACCAACCTGTGCTGACTGTCTCTGGTACAGGCAATTAATAGTATGTCCTTAA
- the moaA gene encoding GTP 3',8-cyclase MoaA, with protein sequence MAINASFQRKVDYLRISVTDRCNFRCKYCMPPDGVDYKSHDEIMRYEEILIFARIAVKAGIKRIRLTGGEPLVRRGLDKLIYQLNKLEGLEDISLTTNGYLLPEHANKLARVGLDRINVSLDTLDREKFKEISLVDGLPEVLAGLKAAQNAGLNPIKLNTVLIRGFNDNEVSDFIKFTKAHNYNFRFIEFMPLNGSSQDNDSKYISIDEIKARIKSAGFKLTPAEIPGGGPATSYQIDDTQATVGFISPISHSFCSSCNRLRLTSDGKLRPCLAMAKEYDLYDQSGNLLPEDKLKEILDQACSLKPDHHDFANEEDYGRNMSQIGG encoded by the coding sequence ATGGCAATTAATGCAAGCTTTCAGCGAAAGGTTGATTATTTAAGAATTTCAGTAACTGATCGCTGTAATTTTAGATGTAAATACTGTATGCCTCCAGATGGAGTTGACTACAAATCCCATGATGAGATAATGCGTTATGAAGAAATCCTGATTTTTGCTAGAATTGCTGTTAAAGCAGGCATTAAAAGGATTAGATTAACAGGAGGGGAGCCATTAGTCAGGCGAGGTCTGGATAAATTAATCTATCAACTCAACAAACTTGAAGGACTTGAAGATATTTCCCTGACAACAAATGGTTATCTCCTACCTGAGCATGCTAATAAGCTGGCCAGGGTGGGTTTAGATAGAATAAATGTCAGCCTTGATACTTTAGACAGGGAAAAATTTAAAGAGATCAGTTTAGTAGATGGTCTCCCAGAAGTGCTGGCAGGTTTAAAGGCAGCTCAAAATGCAGGACTTAATCCGATAAAACTTAACACAGTCTTAATAAGAGGCTTTAATGATAATGAGGTTTCAGATTTTATCAAATTTACCAAAGCCCATAATTATAACTTTAGATTTATTGAATTTATGCCCTTAAATGGCAGTAGCCAGGATAATGATAGTAAATATATTTCTATAGATGAGATCAAAGCCAGGATTAAATCAGCAGGCTTTAAATTAACTCCTGCAGAAATACCAGGTGGTGGTCCTGCTACAAGCTATCAGATTGACGATACACAGGCTACAGTCGGTTTTATCTCGCCGATAAGCCATAGCTTCTGTAGCAGCTGTAATCGCCTTAGATTGACCTCTGATGGCAAATTAAGGCCCTGTCTGGCCATGGCTAAGGAATATGACCTCTATGATCAGTCAGGAAATTTATTGCCAGAGGATAAATTAAAAGAAATTTTAGATCAGGCCTGTTCATTAAAGCCAGATCATCATGATTTTGCGAATGAAGAAGATTATGGTAGAAATATGTCACAGATAGGTGGTTAA
- the moaC gene encoding cyclic pyranopterin monophosphate synthase MoaC, which yields MTDKNKKELTHINKEGQVNMVDVSSKPITAREAVATGQIQMEPETLDLIKTGQIEKGAVLETARLAGIMAAKKTSDLIPLCHPLFISSVKIEFEIIEPASIKIICKVKTSGQTGVEMEALQGVSSAALTIYDMSKAVDKTMNIGEIKLLEKRGGSSGEFIASEELKGQVVAVSTSIEKGTKKKPLLEINLKEGHGIIEDAHAGNWHRQVSLLAEESIQKMLDSTDQEIRIGYGDFAENITTRGVDIGSLHPGDLITFQRGVKLEVTQIGKECHTGCAIAQQVGDCVMPKEGIFAKVLNGGKIKPGDTYKVELVSND from the coding sequence ATGACAGATAAAAATAAAAAAGAATTAACTCATATCAATAAAGAAGGTCAGGTCAATATGGTCGATGTAAGTAGTAAACCAATAACAGCCAGAGAGGCAGTTGCTACTGGTCAGATTCAGATGGAACCAGAGACCCTGGACTTAATAAAAACTGGCCAGATTGAAAAGGGAGCAGTTCTTGAGACAGCGAGGCTGGCGGGGATAATGGCAGCTAAAAAGACTTCAGATCTTATTCCACTCTGCCATCCACTATTTATTTCATCAGTAAAAATAGAATTTGAAATAATTGAACCTGCAAGTATCAAAATTATCTGTAAGGTTAAGACCTCTGGCCAGACTGGAGTTGAAATGGAAGCCTTACAGGGTGTAAGTTCAGCAGCCCTAACAATTTACGATATGTCTAAAGCAGTAGATAAAACAATGAATATAGGAGAGATAAAACTCTTGGAAAAAAGAGGGGGAAGCTCAGGTGAATTTATAGCTTCTGAAGAGCTAAAGGGGCAGGTAGTTGCAGTTTCAACAAGCATTGAAAAGGGTACTAAAAAGAAGCCTCTTCTAGAAATAAATTTAAAGGAAGGTCACGGAATAATTGAAGATGCCCATGCAGGGAACTGGCATCGCCAGGTTAGTCTTTTAGCAGAAGAAAGTATCCAGAAAATGCTAGACTCGACTGATCAGGAAATCAGAATCGGGTATGGTGATTTTGCTGAAAATATAACAACTAGAGGGGTAGATATTGGCAGCCTTCATCCAGGTGATCTTATCACATTCCAGCGAGGCGTTAAGCTGGAAGTAACCCAGATAGGCAAAGAATGCCATACAGGCTGTGCAATTGCTCAGCAGGTTGGTGACTGTGTTATGCCAAAGGAAGGAATTTTTGCAAAGGTTCTCAATGGCGGAAAAATCAAGCCAGGAGATACCTATAAAGTAGAGCTGGTCTCCAATGATTAG
- a CDS encoding aldehyde ferredoxin oxidoreductase family protein, producing the protein MSKIGEAKILRVDLTAGETKEETLAPEMVKKYLGGRGLASKLLADEIDPGIDPLSPENRLIFANGLLTGTNASTGGRYMVVTKGPLTGTIASSNSGGYFGAELRFAGYDMIVFQGKSEKPVYLQLMDGKAELKDASHIWGKKVDETTDILVEESGDERAKVSCIGPAGENQVMFASIMNDKNRAAGRTGVGAVMGSKNLKALVVRGDKSNFDYDKEALMKVVKKQTQIIKDDGVTGEGLPTYGTKVLDNIINETGGYPTRNFQEATFEGTEEVSGEALVEKGYLQKKKACYACPIACGRDTKLPSGRSGEGPEYETGWSFGAACGVNDLNAITEANYMCNELGLDTISAGATIAAAMELYEKGHIDREKLENGPELKFGSSEAIVYYTKAMAYREGIGDDLALGSARLGEKYGMPEVSMAVKKQELPAYDPRALQGMALNYATSNRGGCHVRGYLVSPEVLGVPEKLDPQDLESKPEWAKIFQDLTALIDSIGLCLFTSFALGAEDYQELVNAVTDYDLTTEEFMEIGDRIYTLERQFNLEAGLTKEDDTLPKRLLEEGIPDGPMKGKVAHLDKMLPKYYELRGWDNNGVPTADTLNKLGLDEL; encoded by the coding sequence ATGAGCAAAATTGGTGAAGCAAAAATCTTACGAGTCGATTTAACAGCAGGAGAAACTAAAGAAGAAACATTAGCTCCAGAAATGGTCAAAAAGTACTTAGGAGGTAGAGGGCTTGCCTCAAAACTCCTGGCCGATGAAATTGACCCAGGAATTGACCCCTTAAGTCCAGAAAATAGGTTGATATTTGCTAATGGTCTCTTGACAGGTACCAATGCATCAACAGGTGGTCGTTACATGGTAGTTACCAAAGGACCATTAACTGGTACCATTGCCTCATCTAACTCAGGCGGTTATTTCGGTGCAGAATTAAGGTTTGCCGGCTATGATATGATAGTATTCCAGGGCAAATCTGAAAAACCAGTCTATCTTCAGTTAATGGATGGCAAGGCAGAGCTTAAAGATGCCAGCCATATCTGGGGTAAGAAAGTCGATGAGACAACTGATATTTTAGTTGAAGAATCAGGCGATGAAAGAGCCAAAGTTAGCTGTATCGGTCCTGCAGGAGAAAATCAGGTTATGTTTGCCTCAATTATGAATGACAAAAATAGGGCAGCAGGTCGTACCGGTGTCGGTGCTGTTATGGGCTCAAAGAACCTAAAAGCACTGGTTGTCCGTGGAGATAAAAGCAACTTTGACTACGATAAAGAAGCATTAATGAAAGTAGTTAAAAAGCAGACCCAGATTATCAAAGATGATGGAGTAACTGGAGAAGGCCTTCCAACCTATGGTACCAAGGTTTTAGATAATATCATTAACGAGACCGGTGGTTATCCAACCAGAAACTTCCAGGAAGCAACCTTTGAAGGAACAGAAGAAGTATCTGGTGAGGCTTTAGTAGAAAAGGGTTATCTTCAGAAGAAGAAAGCCTGTTATGCCTGCCCAATAGCCTGTGGCCGTGATACTAAACTGCCTAGTGGCCGTTCCGGTGAAGGCCCAGAATATGAAACAGGCTGGTCATTTGGTGCCGCCTGTGGAGTTAATGATCTCAATGCCATTACTGAGGCCAATTATATGTGCAATGAGCTCGGTCTGGATACAATCAGTGCCGGTGCTACCATTGCTGCAGCCATGGAACTCTATGAAAAAGGCCATATCGATAGAGAAAAATTAGAAAATGGCCCTGAATTAAAGTTTGGCTCCTCAGAAGCAATTGTCTATTACACTAAAGCAATGGCCTATCGTGAAGGTATCGGTGACGATCTAGCTTTAGGCTCAGCCCGTCTAGGTGAAAAGTATGGTATGCCTGAAGTATCAATGGCAGTTAAAAAGCAGGAACTACCTGCCTATGATCCAAGAGCACTGCAGGGTATGGCTCTTAATTATGCAACATCAAACCGTGGTGGCTGTCACGTAAGAGGTTATCTGGTCTCCCCTGAGGTCTTAGGAGTCCCTGAAAAACTGGATCCGCAGGACTTAGAATCCAAGCCAGAATGGGCTAAGATATTCCAGGACCTAACAGCATTAATTGATTCAATTGGTCTCTGCCTCTTTACATCATTTGCATTAGGAGCAGAAGATTATCAGGAATTGGTCAATGCAGTAACAGATTATGATCTCACAACTGAAGAATTCATGGAAATTGGCGATAGAATTTATACCTTAGAGCGTCAGTTCAACCTTGAAGCAGGTCTAACTAAAGAAGATGATACCCTGCCTAAGAGACTCCTTGAAGAAGGAATCCCTGATGGCCCAATGAAAGGTAAAGTGGCCCATTTAGATAAGATGCTTCCTAAATATTATGAATTAAGAGGCTGGGATAATAATGGTGTCCCAACTGCAGATACATTAAATAAACTAGGTCTGGATGAACTCTAA